Proteins encoded together in one Telopea speciosissima isolate NSW1024214 ecotype Mountain lineage chromosome 6, Tspe_v1, whole genome shotgun sequence window:
- the LOC122664587 gene encoding uncharacterized protein LOC122664587, protein MVFQEISEAEEELQSKIMATAPVKSQPLHNFSLPFLKWGKNQMNNHRCRKLVDSPSPDHRSSPSEVESEDASSCIYKKDSEAESRKYEIGSRSSKNRFGFFSCSSDSLTPEKSLKNPTASEADAAGLEESKTKLLIRFRKSSKEESVSKNKVAAVPAEGGEVEESAPKPWNLRPRRAVYKAPVDNGGASKNGDSLDDLPPMQQPENLPKSLRLRGFAEAQNVEKKEKRQFSISLSREEIEEDIFSLTGSKPSRRPKKRARNIQKQLDNAFPGLWLAGITADSYRVSDAAPKR, encoded by the exons ATGGTATTTCAAGAAATCTCGGAGGCCGAAGAAGAATTACAGAGTAAAATCATGGCCACTGCACCTGTGAAATCTCAGCCTCTGCATAATTTTTCGCTGCCGTTTTTGAAATGGGGGAAGAATCAGATGAACAATCACCGCTGCCGTAAACTCGTCGATTCTCCGTCGCCCGACCACCGATCTTCGCCCTCCGAAGTAGAATCTGAAGATGCTTCTTCTTGTATCTACAAAAAAGATTCCGAGGCCGAGAGTCGAAAGTATGAAATTGGATCACGTAGTTCTAAGAATCGTTTcggtttcttctcttgttcttctgattCCTTAACGCCGGAGAAGTCATTGAAGAATCCGACGGCGTCCGAAGCCGACGCTGCCGGACTCGAGGAGTCTAAGACAAAGCTCCTCATCCGTTTCCGCAAGAGTAGTAAAGAAGAGTCAGTATCGAAGAATAAAGTTGCTGCTGTTCCCGCTGAAGGTGGAGAAGTAGAGGAATCGGCACCGAAGCCGTGGAATCTGAGACCGAGGAGAGCTGTCTACAAGGCTCCTGTTGATAACGGAGGGGCTTCAAAGAATGGAGATTCGCTAGATGACCTTCCTCCGATGCAGCAGCCGGAGAATCTACCAAAATCTCTTCGGTTAAGAGGTTTTGCTGAAGCTCAGAAtgtagagaagaaggagaagcgaCAGTTCTCGATCTCGCTTTCTCGCGAGGAGATTGAAGAGGATATCTTCTCGTTGACTGGATCCAAGCCATCTCGGAGGCCGAAGAAGAGAGCAAGGAACATACAGAAACAATTGGAT AACGCTTTCCCCGGTTTGTGGTTGGCTGGGATTACTGCTGATTCGTATAGAGTTTCTGACGCTGCTCCCAAG AGGTAG
- the LOC122664586 gene encoding programmed cell death protein 2-like: MGGVILGFPGPWAEDYCEVADHYTTKIGGLPDWPIPRESIPSDLLECGACGSNLCLVAQVYAPILSGTLKIEERIIYIFGCVMEKCGDSLLSWHAIRVQKSYEVEGSASCKQVTPSTVPSESISNSNKWWDEDLWACSSGEEDGDGDKDDIDLEELGRALSEAACLASHSKKQNNSGIPESARKCSPVRQEVGVVHANIPVVPCFYIYSQEEAASKDLSSVCSNYASISIKENQSDLDSLKEEETWEEESYEYDRALYADRTYLKFKKWIDAHPEQCFRYSYGGKPLLATKELGEPGTCALCGASRHYEMQLMPSLLFFLREARDGSSTHTPDWNWITLIVYTCSKNCSRWSNQEKSNNGGWTVVKEDVIIQNEDSLHGSARISYFS, encoded by the exons ATGGGTGGAGTAATTCTAGGCTTTCCTGGACCATGGGCTGAGGATTATTGCGAAGTCGCAGATCATTATACAACAAAAATTGGTGGCCTTCCG GACTGGCCTATTCCAAGGGAGTCAATTCCATCTGATCTGCTTGAATGTGGTGCTTGTGGAAGTAATCTCTGTCTTGTTGCACAGGTTTATGCTCCCATTTTAAGTGGcactttgaagattgaagagcGTATTATCTACATTTTTGGCTGTGTAATGGAAAAATGTGGGGACAGTCTCCTTAG CTGGCATGCTATTCGCGTTCAGAAGTCCTATGAGGTAGAGGGGAGCGCTTCCTGCAAACAAGTGACTCCATCAACAGTTCCTTCTGAATCAATTTCAAACAGTAACAAATGGTGGGATGAAGATTTGTGGGCTTGCAGCtctggagaagaagatggtgatgGAGATAAAGACGATATAGACCTGGAGGAGCTGGGAAGGGCACTGTCTGAAGCTGCATGCTTGGCTTCTcattccaaaaaacaaaataacagTGGTATTCCTGAGTCTGCTAGGAAGTGCTCACCAGTTAGGCAAGAAGTTGGAGTTGTTCATGCCAACATACCAG TGGTTCCATGCTTCTATATCTATTCTCAAGAAGAGGCAGCATCAAAGGATCTAAGCTCTGTATGTTCGAACTATGCCTCAATCTCTATCAAGGAGAATCAAAGTGACCTTGATAGTCTTAAAGAGGAAGAAACGTgggaagaagaaagttatgAGTATGATAGAGCTCTGTATGCTGATAGGACCTACTTGAAGTTCAAAAAATGGATTGATGCACATCCAGAACAATGTTTCAG GTACTCATATGGTGGAAAGCCACTTTTGGCCACAAAAGAGTTGGGGGAACCTGGGACTTGTGCGCTTTGTGGTGCATCCAGGCACTACGAAATGCAGCTGATGCCCTCATTGTTATTTTTTCTACGGGAAGCCCGTGATGGTTCATCAACACATACGCCAGATTGGAATTGGATAACACTAATTGTATACACTTGTTCCAAG AACTGTTCACGATGGTCAAATCAAGAGAAGTCCAATAATGGGGGTTGGACCGTGGTGAAGGAGGATGTTATTATACAAAATGAGGATTCATTGCACGGGTCAGCACGAATTAGTTACTTTTCATGA